In Crassostrea angulata isolate pt1a10 chromosome 6, ASM2561291v2, whole genome shotgun sequence, a genomic segment contains:
- the LOC128190155 gene encoding MORN repeat-containing protein 3-like, which yields MPHIKQPKVKEPLWKDWDYLAQKKGVRHTVYSVNGDQYTGEWFTGEWLDNKKDGKGTYKWKENGALYDGDWKRGKRNGFGTYSMPDGKGGYKKEYSGGWKNDMRHGYGTQFYTEEEYYEGEWYADKRSGWGRMYYRDGTIYEGEWYDDQRNGQGMLRLTNENRYEGSWRDDKKNGPGKFFYLTTGQIYEGVWNNDIAKCGSMKDFNRDEAPKPTKYPIPDVKLYNSDAVLQDAEEQFLHDHE from the exons ATGCCCCACATAAAACAACCCAAAGTAAAAGAACCATTGTGGAAAGATTGGGATTATCTGGCACAGAAAAAAGGAGTTCGCCACACGGTTTACTCGGTGAATGGGGACCAATACACAGGCGAATGGTTCACAGGCGAATGGTTAGATAACAAAAAAGATG GAAAAGGAACTTATAAATGGAAAGAGAATGGTGCATTGTATGATGGAGATTGGAAGCGGGGGAAGAGAAATGGTTTCGGAACATACAGCATGCCAGATGGAAAAGGAGGATACAAGAAGGAATACTCAGGAGGCTGGAAAAATGATATGCGAcat gggtATGGAACCCAGTTTTATACAGAAGAGGAGTATTATGAAGGGGAATGGTATGCTGACAAGAGAAGTGGTTGGGGGAGAATGTATTATAGGGATGGGACTATATATGAGGGTGAATGGTATGATGACCAGAGGAATGGCCAAGGAATGCTCAGATTGA CAAATGAAAATCGATATGAGGGATCATGGCGTGATGACAAGAAAAACGGGCCTggtaaattcttttatttaacaACCGGACAGATCTATGAAGGAGTCTGGAATAACGATATCGCTAAATGTGGATCAATGAAAGATTTTAATCGAGATGAAGCtccaaaaccaacaaaataccCTATTCCTGAT